The region GGTAGGATTTCTCTTCACGCTGCTCTCCTGTGGGACGGAGTACTGGCTGCTGGCTGCTGAGTCCTGCAGCCGGACAGAAGACGGCTACGGAGGAAGAAGAAGCACTGAGGTATTTAAACTGAGCTCTTCCCGTGTATTTGTGTAGCTCCTTTCAAACACAATTCAAAGAAATGGATCAGAGCAtctaagaaataaataaatctgatctATCCCTTTAATTGATTATATAAGTGTGGTTGTATGACGTACATATCCTTGTCGTCAGGCATCCATCAATGCTTTTGCCAAGGCACcggactccattgacaaaaacactaattttacCTGACAGAACAAAGGAGTTGCTCGTCCATGGTTGCCTTgatcagttagttagtttgtatTATCGTGTTTTGAAGGGTAAGTTCAAATTCACCAAAGTCATCCAATAACAAAAGAACTAACCTGATCagggcagcggtagaccagaaACTCCAGTGTTCTTCAAGGcaaaattacactttttttcaatggagtctggtggtgtAGATAAAGGCTTGAGTTCCTCACCagaaagcatagactgtataaaataaaggCAAGGTAAAGCAATGAAAACATTCTACCTATAGTGTAtgcttaaactgatattgatttatttaaaaaaaattctctctCCGATCTTAGGCCCActgtaatgaataaaaaattataaaatagataaagatATAGATAAAAAGATTTTGAGGAAATATCTTTTTCCAGAATAAAAAGTAACCTACTTTGAGAGTTAAATTgcatattataataattattataatgataataatacattcaatttataTAGCTCTtcagcatctataacgttaacgatcatttattacatacatacatggacAAAGTCAAATATGTATATAGTACAGTACTATGCagaagcctgttttgataacggacgctttgattttgaaaggacgaaaaggtTTTCtggttaagaaaaagaaaatacacatgCAGTAAATAAATCCAATCACAGGTAAACATAGAGCTGCCTTAAATTCTCAGATAGTACACAAAATATGCCTAAAAGATTCTATTTCATGCACTTGCATCAAAGCACAATACACTtaattttttatcacaaaacaacaaacaggacACAGAACTTTCTTTAGCCCTTCCTTCTCTTTACTTAGATCCTCCAGTTATCAGAGTATTCCTTAAAACTTGAGCTTGAATGTAGGAAAGTGGAGTAAATTCTCCAGCTGTCCACAATAGATTCATATTTCATGAGTGCACATTTAGTTTCCTGCTGGCTGCAGCTCCTTGTCTTCACTTTACACCATCCATCAAACACTGTGTATTTACAGAAACACATTGCTCTGCAATCTGCTGTTGTAGTTGTGCAGCAGACTGTGGACACTCAAACACCTGTTGAGTCTGGCTTTTATGTGCAGGGACGTTAAAATGCTGTTATTTAGCATTATTTAGTCAACCCAGATTGTACTACAGTGATGTAATCTTCACATATCACAAatcaaattattgtttttttgattCTTCAGGCTGTAAACGATGTGAGGGTCTTCCATGAGGGTTTATTTTGGCGGTGCTCCTTCGTAGCTGTTTCTGATGAACTCTCTATATGGGACCTTTGGATTTGTAAGAACTTCACATTAATATGATGAAATTATGATCCAGATTTTCATTATAATTGCCTCCTTCCCTTCAGCAGCAAATCAGCCTCCATCAAAGATCTGCAATGCTGCTTTCCTCTTTCCATTTCCTGTTAATGAGCCAATGAGATCACGGGTGGAGCCGCACAGTCTCCCCATAGAACCGTATGAACATCACTCTGCTATTGGttggtatttattttatgaatattttatgTCTAAATGATATATGATCTTTCATGAGGCCTCATCTCGCAGTTTTTAGGACCTTCTGGAGCATCTTCCTGGTCACAGGCCTGGGGAGTGTTGTCATTGGAGgatttgttgttgtctgtgcCGGCCCACTGACCAATCACAGACTCTATAAAGTGGGCGGGACCCTTCTGCTTTGTGGAGGTAAGAACAAAACACTGTGGATTAATTCATTGTATTGGCAAACTTTATGAAATAATGATTAAGCATCTGGGGATAATGAGATTGTTTCTCAAGATAATTAGAAAGTTTCTCAAATTAATGAAAAACtttcttaaaaataatgatttagtatcTAAAAATAACGAGATACTTACAAATAAGGAGAaactttcttaaaaaataatgagaaaactttcaaaataatggtTTAATATCTAAAAACATTGaggaaaatgtcaaaataatgatttagtatcTAGAGATAATGAGATTCTTTCTCAAgattatgaaaatgtttctcCATTTAATAAAAACCtttcttaaaaatgatttagtatttaaaaataaagagaaacatttcaaaatagtGACTTAGTATCTGGAAATAATGACAAACTTTCTTGAAATAGTGACTAAGTAACTAAAAAGACGTTTATGgggataatgaattaatgaaaaactttcttaaaaataatgatttagtgtctaaaaatcatgaaaaccttttcaaaataatgaaaatggttctcAACATTATGAATAAGTATCTGTTAGTAATGAGATACTtacaaataatgagaaactttcttaaaaataatgacttagtatctaaaaataatgggaaaaaatcaaaataaaggtTTAGTATCTGGAGAAAATGACATTCTTTCTCAAGATAATGAAAATGTTACTCTGTTTAATAAAAACctttctttaaaataatgatttagtatcTTAAAATCATGAGAAATATTCTCAAAATAATTACTAAGTATCTGGAAATAATGAGATTCTTTCTCAagataatgaaaatgtttttccatttaataaaaacctttcttaaaaaaataatatgtttcTCCAATTCTCATTATTTGAGATATAAgttcattattttaagaaagcTAGTCATTATAATGACTTGGCAGAAATGCGCTTCCATAAAAATTATCTAATGTAATTTTCTGGACCAAAAGGAACTAACCTCACTTATATTATCATAACATATATCCTTTAACAAAATTGTGagaaaatataatctttataatgacttaaataagatttattttgaatattgctCAGCTGAAAGTGAATTAGTTgtttggcttttattttgaaagtctgcTGTTGGGCAGAGTGCACTCATTAGGTATTGTTGCTGACAGCTGAAGCTTTATGCacagaaaatatcaataatttgtGAGAGAAAATGTTTGTGGAGCACTTTCAATAGCAAAACTGTCATTTTAAAGATAGTTAAAGTAGGAAAAACTCTTGAAAATGCAACTGTACCAATTAAATGATAGGGTTATCTGAGAAGGCAGAGATCTACAACAAAAGGGTTGTTCATGTGCTGCGTCCATGAATTTCTCAGAAAGGTCATTACTCTGAACAGAAGTGAAAAATTTCATGTgcagacaaataaaatgaagtgCAGTGATGGTGGAGGGTCTCAGCTGGTGGTCAGTTCAGCACGTCTGCTTGGTCTTCATGTGTCTTGGGTTGAGAAAATCAATAGGTTAGAGGAAGAAATGTGACCTGAAGTGTTGCCAGCATTTGTGGTCACATGTGCTCCGGCCccaaaatattacaataatgCATGCAATGTAGTAATAATGGAAATGAGGAGTTCAACTGTGAAACACTCGCCTCGGGGCTTTCTGCAGCTGCTTTCAGCCAAGAGTTTGGATTCTCATCATACTTTCTTTAAcccaaaatatttgtttattcaaattaataaaaccaaattttaaccccttaacatctagttttatacttttttttaaatggctgtttTTATCACTGTCAGTATCATATTTTACATGTGTTTACCGAACATTTATAATAAcactttatgaaatatattttaatttggggttcattttttatttgatttgatttaatttcagttcattttaaacacatttcccTCAAATTCACTTTAAATTTTGGGAGATTTTGGTATCTTCTTCTGATAgaattttaaatacaaatttaaagtCAACTATGTTAGACTATTGATgacataaataatgaaaaaaaaacacatatattttatgttttttcattatttataaatgtatttttgttatttttaacagaaaaacaagaaatgtaaCTAATTATGGCTTTTAATTGTGtgttaaaaagcaaaacaatacTTGATTAAATTAAGAATGAGACTTTCTtactatttttatgttttcccttcaattttaatttaaaaaatctaaattcaattatatttgtatatgtaATTCCCTCCCTTTACTTTCCAGTTTTGGGAGGTGGTTGCTCCCATGTTGAAGCTCTTGGCTGAGCCTTTATTCTTTCTCTCTTAtgaccttttctttcactcaggAATTCAGTTTGAGAAATGGTGGGAAGACTTCCCAGAGTTTACCCTCCATAGATGACTGAAACTGTTCAACAAGGTGTCAAAGTTGACAGTAATATTTTCCAAAGTCTTGGAAAAGCTGGCTTCTATATGTCACCCATAATCAATATCATCAATCTCAGCAGATTCAGCATTCATCTGCTCAGTCATGGCTGCCAATATATTAGAATGTCATCATAAATCAAATGTCTTGCTTAACATCcacacagagaaaacatgacTTGTGAGCCAACACATTATTGTCAATGTACGGGatagtgcaaaaataaaaaaagacgcatACGTCAGTCCATGTGAGTTTAAAGAACATTTACATCTTCTGCAAAGATGAAGGTAAAGATTGAAGTCCAAACactaaaaagcacatttttaagaGCTTTTGTAAGAAATAATTCCAACATCCTGGTGTCCTAAAATAAGATCCCGTACGATGAAACTGCATCCCGgaagtagcatcaccatggggtctataGAGAATTcctctatgggatttttgcattggattttggatcatggcagaaaatcagctctgtggcaaacacacaatTCTGATGCTGAAAGATTTTGTTCAGCATGATAATCTTCACAattgaacaccacttttataaTGTGACTTGAACGTCACTAGTGTTAGCTTCAGACactctccgacaagctaaccagctgttttgacaagctagcgaataAGCAGCCTAATGAAttgtttattaatataatttgcaatctacaagagtttgcaagagcactgaaaaacaggactagaggctgtgagacggactagtgagagagttcctgtcctCGTCCGGTTTAATGACATTTAATAtgcccgacaaccactgtagtctcatttagccacttgttagcaccggcctttttaaggacacgtaaaaacatcaaaattcacaagtgggggtatttacttATGTAtcttatgtcgtacaacaaaacgcAAACATCTCtaaaccctttatcaggcaaagaaccatatttggcaACTTGAGCGGAtatctataacaggtctcccCGTTCTTCGtgaggtcatagaaccacatggatttccatggaaccaatcagtaaatcatacaagattcaagctttcctttattttcattgtattaaaaaactaTACAACTAACTATACGTGTGCTTCTCaaatataaggtgctttaaaaaagacattccgACATTACGCATtttgtaataagtagtctaaaaagataataaatagtttaaaggtaaaagataaagtggtgatggatgcaaatgatgtgttattgtctatttagggttgctgtgggaaagagactataataaatataataataataataataatgactcagtttacctcgatttgcaatataaaaatgaaacattttgcaaaaagtcttgtaatatcctccaataacacttcagggttgacattttcaatttccaggagtgccctataaagggttaaccacggaccttatttcagacatttaaccaaaaacccattcaaaatcctcattgagtttgagaggttagaccccagggcgctaaaatgctaacttacgaCCAGGTTTAAGAACTCACTCCTGTGGTGCCATATAGAGCTACTTTACAAGGctgttaaatttttatttttacaacccACAAATGTAAAGGTCACCttttaaaaagcagaaaaacataaacacaaagatGTTTATCTCTAGCATTTTTCCCTGTGTCTGTCAGGTCTGTGTCTGCTGGCAGTGCTGGTCATGTATCTGATGTGGGTCCAGGTCCTGGACACTCTGGAGCAGTTCACTAACCATCAGAGAGTCTCCACCTGCCCCTCCTTCCATCTCAGCATCGAGCACGGCCCTTCGTTCCTCCTGGCTCCAGTCTCTGTCTTCTTCTGCCTGCTGGCCGGCCTGCTCTTCGTCCTGATTGGTCGGAGCATTCAGGAGATCCAGCTAGATAAAGGAGACAAAGTTCCTGAACTTCCAGCAACTGATATTGATCTGTAATTCCCTGTGAAGTGCAGCAGctcacaaaaactaaatgtgcaAATATTAAATGTGCATGTTGTCCTAACTGAGGTTTAATCAGGTAAAATAAATGGTGTGGcaagttatttaaaacaaatattaattgCATGCAACTTTTTACTGTTCTATGACAAAATATTGTATAAAACATTGCCCcctgaaatgtaaagaaatatcAACAAGGAAGACACTACAAATggcaacaaataaatataaaacaactacaaaaatgcacagaaagtgataaaaaaaatatgatgagAAATTCAAAACGCCTGCAGAGAGACATAAAGAAtcatagagacacaaaaaaggtgcaaaacaacctcaaaaagacacaaatcaactacaaagagtgacaaagcaacaacaaagagacaaaaaaagactttaaggagacacagaatgacttcaAAGTTGTGCAAAATAGCTACAAAGACACTCAAAGCGACTATGAAatggggcaaaacaaccacaaagacatgctaataactataaagagacacaaaattgctacaaaaaaacaaaaaatgaccacaaagaaacacaaaacaactacaaagagaccaaaacagctacaaatagATGCTGCTAAGACACATGAAGAAAccacaaagtgaaaaaaaagaggcaacAACTCAAAAGTTTATGTCTCTTGCCCTTATGTAGAAAAGATGGTGGGACTTTTTGCATGCCCAGGAGCCCTTTTTCTCATAATCCGTCGATGCATATGAATGTCAATTTTGCAACTTTCTTGCTGACATAAAACAACTGAAATGCAGAAAAAGTGTCAGGAAGCAATTTCTTTTCTACAAATAAGAATCTTTTTAGTATTTACGGCgtcaacaaatatataaatatcttgTAGAAGAAGTCCACCCACACAAATatcagagacacaaagacagcaGTGGCCACGCaggatgattgacaggtggtCACTCAGACTGTATGCTTGGATCTTCCCATCAGCGAAGATAATTGGAATTCTTAATTTGAAGTTGGTCATTATAAAAGATTTTTCTAATCTATTAAACAGATCCCAATGTGATTAATACTCCAATACTCCCACTCTGCTTTTATTATAATTGATAAATCAATTTTGACAAAAGTGGAGAGTAGAAGGCTGGTGTGTACACTGAAGGATTGAGTAGATTGAGTGTGACCGCGCCTGCCTGTCATCAGGTTGAAGCGCTGAAATATTGGGTCAAAGGGatggagataataataaattaGACTGTCATAATCCATTTTCTGACAGGAGGGCCACTTCAGGGACACCTTTCAGGGTGTGTAAAACACACAACTGCCACTAGAGGACAGTGTTGACTCAGGATAATGTTGGGATACTGTTTCTAACCTCATTAAATCACTCCATCTCCAGTCCTCTTTCCAATGATGTCCAACAGCATCACAGCAGAATGCAAAGTTGCAGTGTTCGCATCAGATTAGGCCTGCAGAGGATAGAACCAGCAGAGAAATTTGTAAGTGATAATTAATTCCTGTAATTTTCctgacaaacaaaagaaaattattttttttctccaagttTGGTATGGTTAACATTATATTTGAAGACGAAGGGGGGGTGGTGGAAGCCCACAGTCACACCTTGATAATTGGAAAAGGCAAACAGAAGTGAGACCTCAAGATGTTACAGTGACAAAAGGGAGAGGAAAGTGGGGGAGGacagggaaagaaagagagttgACACCGCTCATCAGCGACTCTTTCAATATTCTTTCATGTCTGACGCTCCTGTGCCTTTCCATCCCTTCTCTTCTTAATCTCCGCTGTGAACTAGGTGAGTATAATTACACCGGAGCATGTCACATTCACTTCCCCGGCCCTCACCGTGTTTAAACATCTGTCACCTCCGCTGCCTCGCCACCAACAGCCAACGCAGTCATGGGTTTAAAGGGTGATCTTAATTTTCTAATGAAAACGAGGGGATCTAGTCATAATGCTCGCTTTCTATCTTTGAAAGCAGGATCGTGGCAGATTCATTACTCGGGGCCGGAAGTGGATGAGGTGCTGTTGTAGCTGTCAGCGTtggactcacacacactctactAGTTGTCCTTAACATCACATCATCACTGGGTCTTTGTCCTCAGGAGATAGGACTGTCCACAGCAATTACTGCAGGGGCAACAAAGACTTCCGAAGAAGCAACTTCAGGCAACTCTTCTCTTATGTGCTTTTATAGTCAGACaaagtttttcatttaattctTCACTGGTGAATTTAGAGCTGTAGTAGGGGGTGAAGAGTTTAGAGGTGTTTTCTTGCTAAAGTGTAATAATGTGGTTCGCTAAGCAAACTTTGTGTGGTGTGATTTCATACGAAATGAATGCAAAGACACATTTCTCATCATTTGCGTATTTGCGCAACAACTCAAGCAAGAAATTCGCACAATGTTGGAAAACCCTTTCTGCTTTTACGCTCTCCTGTATAACATAGCCCTGATTGATCTGGACAGGCTTGATAAAGCATGAattcaacatttttacaaatctgcaacattattttattatttaactcaaaaacgtcaatatagggcgtttgtacagggagcaaaatacaactcatatttacattttactctccGCCATCGCTATCTTGTTGATGTAGTACTAGTGATTGATGGCattgcagagtttaaatggtggatgtcACACTAAGGGTGGGAGAGTGGGTAGATGAGGCGAACAAACTTTCACCCACATTTTTTCATGTAATttctgtggctcacgtcaccctcttTACTACATCACTGCCACAACTTGAAACAATCTATTTTGTCATTAAGGTTGGAGATCTTTTTGCATTGGCATTCAGATGTGATTTTCTTATGTGCGGACCTGAAGTATGATTATATAGAGCGACAGACTTGTCATTTTCCAGTGTCTTTCTCCACTATGTCTCATGAACAGGTGGCAACAAAATGTGaggacttctcacttgatttattacctcaaacaAAGTtcttgtggcaacattatggtctcaatcgctagtttcaagtcttcttcagggCAATATGATGTTAACTGTGTGAATATTtatcccatttagaagaaaatagatgagaaagaagcttatgatttggggcatggctacctttgattgacaggtcgctatcAGGATAGAAGCAAAGCAAAACATTGCTTATCCACAGCACTGTGTACGTCTAAACAGCTGCAAACTAGTTTGCCATGTTTTCGTCTCAGAATTTTGACACTTTCTccatgtgttttcatttcatgaaagtttatttgaacatattggtcatttaaaaatgtcttgttcagtgttcggtTACagtaaaagacactccaaggagctGGCTGTTCAataagtaatgtacattttgttgtagtgttaacagttttttttaaagattaatcCATCAAAGCGccatatatataattattattataatttttattcatttatttttttcatttttcatttagatTTTGGTTGACTTACTGCCCAATGGCCAATAAAACAGTAGAGAGAGGGCCGAGATGTCGTTGGCcccttctgctgtcaatcaatcaattagcCACTCACATCATGGCCCGACGACTTTTGGGTCGAACAACCTTTTTGGTTGACTCATTGGCCAAtggtcaaaaaaacaacacaggtAGAGGGAGGGCCAAGAGCCGAGGCCCCTCCTCCTTGGGCCCATcaactgtcaatcaatcaatcagtcacggtacagaaaaaataaaaatgaaacgaAGAGGAGTCACGGGGaaattataagaaaaacaagcGACAGGAAAATGCTGACAAATGCGCCAAACTACCTGGAATGTTTAGTGGAGCAGCAGCCGGACCTGACTCAGCACCTGTAGCAGAACTGGCGGCAACGACTTAAAGAGATGGCAGCACGCGGCAACATGCGGTAAGAAGATTAAATTGCTCTCTGCCTGACTCAAATATCATGAAGTCttgttaataactttattttattagctTGCTTCCTTTTTGAACAAAGCATGTGTAGTTTGCTTGCTACATTATCAATGTATCGTGTGTAGACGGGTgtcttgtttacaaacagtactgGGTGCGCGCGCATCCAAGGGGCAAACGCGTGCGCACTGATGACAGTAAGTTTGGCCCGTCTGGACTATttatattaagtatttttttattttatttttttgtctttattgacaattaaggaacattacaatcatgaggtcagacaaaaaAGGATTACAAGAAACAAATGTCATGAAACAAAGAACTGTTCAGGAGAAAtagtagtaaaaaaataataataataataataatttaaaaagaaaaataggtaCAAACATTGGTCACACAGAGAATACGAAGTACATAAAGCCTCTGCATTCattgataatgatttaaaaaatcatatagttattagaaatgaatgtgatacattcatcaggctgtcataatattgaagaaatagttcattttttgtcttttaccaTCCTGAGAGATAGTTTAATTCAAGTAGAAACACCTTAAACTTTGCCTTAGCTTTGataaatctgtgtttgtgtataaataacttacaagagagaattaagaaattggttacaaattcaacagatttgttacaatgattaaaataacaaagaacatATTTTTTGGTGAATAGGTATGAGACACAAAGAAAGTTAGATAAATTATTTCTCAAGTCCATCCAAAAATCCTGCACAACattacattcacaaaatgcaTGAGCAATAGATTCCTCCACATCACAGAAGACACAGTTCCTATCCATATCCATAAACTTAGATATCATTGCATTGCATAGGGTAGAGAATTTTAAGTTATGGACACCCTGACTACGTGATTGGTTGAAGTTTTTAGACTGGCATAGCTACATGCTAGGCTTGCTTATGTTACTGTTAAGTTATGTTATCAGTTTGCCACACATTCTAGTGCCTTGTCATAATTACATGTTGGTCAGTCCTGTTAGTGTTGTGAAGCTGATGTGCTTTTATCTGTGCCAGCGTGATTATTTGTTGATAGATTTGGAGGTGATAAACAGACCTGCAGTTAGAGGTGAAGGTTATGATAttagtgtgacagtgttaaatGTGCTAGTAGGCCATTTCTGTCTCTGGAAGGTAATTTGTCACCTTAAGGTCATCCattctgacttcctgtgttttgattGACACTCTGGGATAAGGGCTGTTTTATGTAGCCTACATGTAATGTAGTGTGGATGTGGATGTGGATGCATTAGAGTAGGATGTGCATGAAAATACAGCATAAATTGCATCCCATTATGATTCAGTACTAAacgttgcattttatttttcaatgcatTACAATCTTAAATCACATGAGATGGAGCTAAAATTAGCTAAAGTTAGTTTAATTAACAGCTAGCTACAGCTGATAAAATCTGCTGCTAATAACTGTCACTTCAAAAAATGGCTTTTAAAGTAggtattattcatatttttatgtcAATAACACACCAAATCATGTGTAAAGTGAAAGGTGTTCCTTTAATCTCTCTCGTCATcaagactgaaaaaaatactttttttctactttgcccaaatgaaaaacaataatttctTTGCTAAATATTTTAACGTCTGTCTATAATAACTGAAATAATACCTATGCATAATTCTTTATATGCACCTTCAGAGCAATTTGGAAATCTGAACATGCATAGGTCATATCTCATGTTCCCTGAGTGATACTTGTGATGTTGCTTACATGTAACTATAATAAGCATGGCTCAGTTTAATGTATGCATATAATGTCTCTGAATCAAGCACACTGTGCGGTGTAAAGCACAATAATGATGCTTCTATTTTCACGAGATAAAACCCGACATAACGAGCAGCCTTTGAAAGCTGGACACAAAATTTTCTGTGATTCCCTGAACCTCCCCTGCTCGCTGGTACACTCTGCTCTACCTCCACATTACCCAGAGGCCAACCCAGGGGGCGCAATTATTCAGGCCTTTGCTCAGCCAAGTAGAAGAAATTAGCCTCTTCTCCTGAACCAAGACCTTCTAACCTGCACCAAGACCTCAGGCTGCCTCTCTGACTAGCATG is a window of Centropristis striata isolate RG_2023a ecotype Rhode Island chromosome 24, C.striata_1.0, whole genome shotgun sequence DNA encoding:
- the LOC131963182 gene encoding transmembrane protein 182-like, giving the protein MSPAERLKVLVFLALFFGAVGFLFTLLSCGTEYWLLAAESCSRTEDGYGGRRSTEAVNDVRVFHEGLFWRCSFVAVSDELSIWDLWISNQPPSKICNAAFLFPFPVNEPMRSRVEPHSLPIEPYEHHSAIVFRTFWSIFLVTGLGSVVIGGFVVVCAGPLTNHRLYKVGGTLLLCGGLCLLAVLVMYLMWVQVLDTLEQFTNHQRVSTCPSFHLSIEHGPSFLLAPVSVFFCLLAGLLFVLIGRSIQEIQLDKGDKVPELPATDIDL